A window from Prochlorococcus marinus CUG1435 encodes these proteins:
- a CDS encoding adenosine kinase: MKESFRHSEHNKKVDLIGLGNAIVDIIVNIEDEFLEINNLEKGSMNLINSYESQKLLENCKVIKQVSGGSSANTIVCLAELGNDVQFIGRVKNDQFGDFFSSDIKKSKTIFNTPPTNEGASTAHSIILITPDAQRTMCTYLGASIEFEQKDIDFSVLKESKYLYLEGYLWDSELAKNAFLKAAQIAKQSNTKIILSLSDSFCVDRHRESFLQLIDEYVDIVFCNESEVLSLFKKDKLANCQGDLSSLCELVVVTLGSNGSLIINKNDIEVIMSINKGKVIDTTGAGDIYAGGFIHGLINNYSLKQCGELGSICAGHIITQLGSRSDIDLKELIK, from the coding sequence ATGAAGGAATCCTTTAGACATTCTGAACATAATAAAAAGGTTGATCTCATTGGTCTGGGCAATGCAATAGTAGATATTATTGTAAATATTGAAGATGAGTTTCTTGAGATAAATAATTTAGAGAAAGGATCAATGAATCTTATTAATTCTTATGAATCTCAGAAATTGTTAGAAAATTGCAAAGTGATCAAACAAGTATCAGGGGGGTCATCAGCAAATACGATTGTATGTTTAGCAGAATTAGGTAATGATGTGCAGTTTATTGGAAGGGTTAAGAATGATCAATTTGGGGATTTCTTTTCTTCTGACATAAAAAAAAGTAAAACTATTTTTAATACTCCACCCACTAATGAAGGCGCCTCAACAGCTCATTCAATTATTTTGATTACACCTGATGCTCAAAGAACTATGTGCACTTACCTAGGAGCATCTATAGAATTTGAACAAAAAGACATTGATTTTAGTGTGCTTAAAGAAAGTAAATACTTATATTTAGAGGGTTATTTATGGGACAGCGAATTAGCTAAAAATGCTTTTCTTAAAGCCGCTCAAATTGCAAAACAATCTAATACGAAGATAATCCTTTCATTGTCTGATTCATTTTGTGTAGATAGGCATCGAGAGAGTTTCTTGCAATTAATTGATGAATATGTAGATATTGTTTTTTGTAACGAATCGGAGGTTTTAAGTTTATTCAAAAAGGATAAATTAGCAAACTGCCAAGGAGACCTCTCTTCACTATGTGAATTAGTCGTGGTGACTCTTGGTAGCAATGGTTCTCTCATAATTAACAAAAATGACATTGAAGTAATTATGTCAATCAATAAAGGAAAAGTCATTGATACTACAGGAGCTGGAGATATCTATGCGGGAGGATTTATCCATGGATTAATAAATAATTATTCCCTCAAACAATGCGGAGAGTTAGGTTCAATTTGTGCTGGGCATATAATTACGCAATTAGGATCCAGATCGGATATAGATCTTAAAGAGTTAATAAAATAG
- a CDS encoding adenylosuccinate synthase — protein sequence MANVVVIGAQWGDEGKGKITDLLSRSADVVVRYQGGVNAGHTIVVDDKVLKLHLIPSGILYKNTTCLIGSGTVVDPKILLKEIDMLIENGIDISGLKISSTSHVTMPYHRILDEAMEADRGSNKIGTTGRGIGPTYADKSQRNGIRVRDLLTKERLNDVIEIPLREKNGLLERIYGIKPLKLEEIVEEYLDYGERLSKHVVDCTRTIHAASKNKKNILFEGAQGTLLDLDHGTYPFVTSSNPISGGACIGAGVGPTLIDRVIGVAKAYTTRVGEGPFPTELQGSINDQLCDRGSEFGTTTGRRRRCGWFDGVIGKYAVSVNGLDCLAVTKLDVLDELDEIQVCIAYDLDGEEIDYFPTNSDDLKKCKPIFKKLKGWQCSTADCRKLSDLPENAMNYLRFLAELMEVPIAIVSLGANRDQTIVIEDPIHGPKRALLR from the coding sequence TTGGCTAATGTTGTTGTAATCGGAGCCCAATGGGGTGACGAAGGAAAAGGTAAAATAACCGATTTACTTAGTCGTTCGGCTGACGTTGTCGTACGTTACCAAGGGGGAGTAAATGCAGGGCATACTATAGTTGTAGATGATAAAGTCTTAAAATTACATTTAATACCTTCAGGGATACTTTATAAAAATACTACTTGCTTAATTGGATCAGGAACAGTTGTAGATCCAAAAATCCTACTAAAAGAAATTGATATGTTGATTGAAAATGGAATTGATATCTCAGGATTAAAAATTTCATCTACATCACATGTAACTATGCCTTACCACCGAATATTAGATGAAGCAATGGAAGCTGATAGGGGTTCAAATAAGATAGGGACTACAGGTCGGGGGATTGGACCAACATATGCTGATAAATCCCAAAGAAATGGAATTAGAGTAAGAGATTTGCTAACTAAGGAAAGGCTGAATGATGTAATCGAAATTCCATTGAGAGAAAAAAATGGTCTACTAGAAAGAATCTATGGAATTAAACCACTTAAATTAGAAGAAATTGTTGAAGAATATCTCGACTATGGAGAAAGATTATCAAAGCATGTTGTTGACTGTACAAGAACTATTCATGCAGCCTCAAAAAATAAGAAGAATATTCTATTTGAAGGTGCTCAAGGTACTCTACTTGACTTAGATCATGGGACATATCCTTTTGTCACATCATCAAATCCTATATCTGGAGGGGCATGTATTGGAGCTGGAGTTGGTCCCACTTTAATTGATAGAGTAATCGGAGTTGCCAAAGCTTACACGACAAGAGTTGGTGAGGGTCCATTTCCAACGGAATTACAGGGAAGTATTAATGATCAACTTTGCGATAGAGGCAGTGAATTTGGAACCACTACTGGGAGGAGAAGGAGATGTGGTTGGTTTGATGGAGTTATTGGTAAATATGCCGTATCTGTAAATGGACTTGATTGTTTAGCAGTTACAAAACTAGATGTATTAGATGAATTAGATGAGATTCAAGTTTGCATTGCATATGACTTAGATGGTGAGGAAATAGACTATTTTCCAACAAATTCAGATGACTTAAAAAAATGTAAGCCGATCTTCAAAAAATTAAAAGGTTGGCAATGCTCAACTGCAGATTGCAGAAAACTATCTGATCTCCCAGAGAATGCTATGAATTATCTCAGATTTTTAGCTGAATTAATGGAGGTTCCAATTGCCATTGTCTCATTGGGGGCAAATAGAGATCAAACTATAGTAATTGAAGACCCAATTCATGGGCCTAAAAGAGCACTTCTAAGGTAA
- a CDS encoding single-stranded DNA-binding protein, which translates to MNHCLIQAVINSAPQMRFTKENQTPIAEMIVNFKGLRSEDPTRDLKIIGWGNIAQEMVDELKEGQNIVIEGRLKMNSVTRKDGTKEKQPELTASKIHKISPVDVIKSDQKENNESFENKETAKKSSWDSSPLVPEVDEIPF; encoded by the coding sequence ATGAATCATTGTTTAATTCAGGCGGTCATTAATAGCGCTCCCCAAATGAGGTTTACCAAAGAAAACCAAACTCCAATTGCAGAAATGATTGTTAATTTTAAAGGATTACGTAGTGAAGATCCAACCAGAGATCTCAAGATCATAGGATGGGGAAATATTGCCCAAGAAATGGTAGATGAACTAAAGGAGGGGCAAAATATTGTTATTGAGGGACGTCTAAAGATGAATTCTGTCACTAGAAAAGACGGAACGAAAGAAAAACAACCAGAACTAACAGCTTCAAAAATTCATAAAATATCGCCAGTTGATGTTATTAAGTCTGATCAAAAAGAAAATAATGAGTCATTTGAAAATAAAGAAACCGCCAAGAAATCTAGTTGGGATAGTTCACCTTTAGTACCTGAAGTAGACGAAATACCTTTTTAA
- a CDS encoding divalent-cation tolerance protein CutA, whose amino-acid sequence MEVLVMITTESSNANALRMAKLLIQNKLAACVSIKQIFSIYKWGDDIEETKEFEITIKSKLEFKDCLIDFVNKNSTYDVPQIIYKKYHAEMKYYDWLNKTI is encoded by the coding sequence ATGGAAGTATTAGTTATGATCACAACTGAATCAAGTAACGCAAATGCTTTGCGAATGGCTAAATTACTAATACAAAATAAACTTGCAGCTTGTGTTTCGATAAAGCAAATTTTTTCAATTTATAAGTGGGGTGATGATATTGAAGAAACTAAAGAGTTTGAAATCACAATAAAAAGTAAACTAGAATTTAAAGATTGTTTAATTGATTTCGTGAATAAAAATTCCACATATGATGTCCCTCAGATTATTTACAAAAAATACCATGCTGAGATGAAATATTATGATTGGTTGAATAAGACTATTTGA
- a CDS encoding resolvase, with amino-acid sequence MENIDSNISSEEELVGIDEVQKFLNRSRASVYRYTNTDLRNLNPSFNPRKLNPEFRTDQKDPLRFHPNEVARFAKDILRIKEVTVEVFNTPSSAAQNIMVQILDELKSIRSLLDKE; translated from the coding sequence ATGGAAAATATAGATTCTAATATTTCTAGCGAAGAAGAATTAGTAGGTATCGATGAAGTTCAAAAATTCCTTAACAGATCAAGAGCTTCTGTCTATAGGTATACAAATACAGATTTAAGAAATCTAAACCCTAGCTTTAATCCAAGAAAATTAAATCCCGAATTTAGAACTGATCAAAAAGATCCCTTAAGATTCCATCCTAATGAAGTAGCAAGATTTGCAAAAGATATTTTAAGAATTAAGGAAGTTACTGTAGAGGTTTTTAATACACCTTCCTCCGCTGCTCAGAATATAATGGTGCAAATATTAGACGAACTAAAATCTATTAGGTCTTTGCTTGACAAAGAATAA
- a CDS encoding inorganic diphosphatase, whose protein sequence is MDLSSIPPSPMKGIVNIVVEIPAGSRNKYEYCSEAGIMALDRVLHSSVRYPFDYGFIPNTLADDGAPLDAMVIMDEPTFAGCLIKARPIGVLDMHDCGAYDGKLLCVPMANARQANIVSINQIAPNQLEDVAEFFRTSKGLDGRTVQIDGWRDFDAVENLLKTCTPLKKKNFKVLKKATFRK, encoded by the coding sequence ATGGATCTTAGTTCGATACCTCCATCTCCAATGAAGGGAATAGTTAATATAGTTGTTGAAATACCTGCAGGCAGTAGGAATAAATATGAATATTGTTCAGAAGCAGGAATAATGGCACTAGATCGAGTATTGCATTCTTCAGTGAGGTATCCATTTGATTATGGTTTCATACCAAACACTCTTGCTGATGATGGAGCTCCTCTTGATGCGATGGTGATAATGGACGAACCTACTTTTGCCGGCTGCTTAATAAAAGCTAGACCTATTGGAGTTTTAGACATGCATGATTGTGGTGCATATGATGGAAAACTTTTATGTGTGCCAATGGCTAATGCGAGACAGGCCAATATAGTAAGTATTAATCAAATTGCTCCTAATCAGCTTGAGGATGTTGCTGAATTTTTTAGAACAAGTAAAGGACTTGATGGAAGAACAGTTCAAATTGATGGCTGGAGGGATTTTGATGCAGTTGAAAATTTATTAAAAACTTGTACTCCCCTAAAGAAGAAAAACTTTAAAGTACTAAAGAAAGCAACCTTTAGAAAGTAA
- the psb27 gene encoding photosystem II protein Psb27, which produces MLLKWTSELIFKNLTKAICFALSLVLIFTLFSSPSIAVKTSMTGDYAKDTISVVKTLQIAVDTPKDSPNKDEVRSEALTLITDYISRYRNRGMVNKTQSFTTMQTALNAMAGHYKNFASRPLPDKLKERLTKEFSLAEKMVLRES; this is translated from the coding sequence ATGTTATTGAAATGGACATCAGAATTAATTTTTAAAAATCTTACTAAAGCTATATGTTTTGCACTTTCTTTGGTTCTTATTTTTACACTGTTTAGTTCCCCTTCTATAGCTGTTAAAACCTCAATGACAGGTGATTACGCAAAAGATACAATTTCAGTTGTTAAAACACTACAAATAGCTGTTGATACTCCAAAAGATTCTCCAAATAAAGATGAAGTAAGAAGTGAAGCTCTTACACTCATAACTGACTATATTTCTAGATATAGAAACAGAGGTATGGTTAACAAAACTCAATCGTTTACCACCATGCAAACAGCACTAAATGCAATGGCAGGCCATTACAAAAACTTTGCAAGTAGACCTTTACCAGATAAGCTTAAGGAGCGTTTAACAAAAGAATTTTCTCTTGCTGAAAAAATGGTTCTCAGAGAAAGTTGA
- a CDS encoding histidine phosphatase family protein: MAIRLVLVRHGLSSFNAKGLIQGRTDDSLLTDEGYEQARKAGKALSKIKFDKIYSSPLVRAAETAKTIKKTFNKEQNIVFDDNLLEVDLSEWSGLNIDEIKKKFPEIYPIWKNDPENLILKRNDNKTYKPIQELFVQATNFVEDIFKIYLDKDDVNILVVGHNAILRCLILFLLGKPKQGFRKIRLENASFSILNISRKDNSFKTQIECLNQTSHLNKNIPNKIGDSRIFLIRHGETNWNKEGRFQGQIDIPLNENGKDQARKTFEYLKNISFNKAFSSSMHRPYETAQIILQNSKDLKIERIDSLVEISHGLWEGKLETEIKEQWPDLLKKWHDKPEEVIMPEGESIKDVSERSVEAFNKICSSQKDNDLSLLVAHDAVNKTLICNILGINYSNIWMIKQGNGGITIIDLFNDPNKPPVISALNITTHLGGIIDSTASGAL; this comes from the coding sequence ATGGCGATAAGATTAGTTTTAGTTAGGCATGGACTAAGCAGTTTCAATGCAAAAGGATTAATTCAGGGAAGAACAGACGATTCATTATTAACTGACGAAGGATACGAACAAGCTCGAAAAGCAGGAAAAGCATTATCAAAAATAAAATTCGATAAAATCTATTCCTCCCCACTTGTGAGAGCTGCCGAGACTGCAAAAACAATTAAAAAGACCTTCAATAAAGAACAAAATATTGTATTCGACGATAATTTGCTAGAGGTAGATCTTAGTGAATGGTCTGGTCTGAACATTGATGAAATAAAAAAGAAATTTCCAGAAATTTACCCTATCTGGAAAAATGATCCAGAAAACCTTATTTTAAAAAGAAATGACAATAAAACTTATAAACCAATTCAAGAGTTATTTGTTCAAGCAACAAATTTTGTAGAAGATATTTTTAAAATTTATCTAGACAAAGATGATGTAAATATTTTAGTTGTTGGACATAATGCGATTCTCAGATGTTTAATACTCTTTTTATTAGGAAAGCCTAAGCAAGGTTTTAGAAAAATAAGATTAGAAAATGCTTCTTTCTCGATACTCAATATTTCAAGGAAAGATAACTCTTTTAAGACTCAAATTGAATGCTTAAATCAAACTTCCCATCTTAATAAAAATATTCCAAATAAAATTGGAGATTCCAGAATATTTCTAATAAGACATGGTGAGACTAACTGGAACAAAGAAGGTAGATTTCAAGGCCAAATTGATATCCCTTTAAATGAAAATGGAAAAGATCAAGCTAGAAAGACTTTCGAATATTTGAAAAATATTTCTTTCAATAAGGCATTTTCAAGTTCAATGCATAGACCTTATGAGACTGCACAAATAATCCTTCAAAATAGCAAAGATTTAAAAATAGAAAGAATAGATTCACTTGTAGAAATTAGTCACGGATTATGGGAGGGTAAACTGGAAACAGAAATAAAAGAACAGTGGCCTGATTTACTAAAAAAATGGCATGATAAACCTGAAGAAGTAATAATGCCCGAAGGTGAATCTATAAAAGATGTATCAGAGAGATCCGTAGAAGCTTTTAACAAAATTTGTTCATCTCAAAAGGATAATGATCTAAGCCTTCTAGTTGCACATGATGCAGTTAACAAAACTCTAATTTGCAACATCCTTGGCATTAATTATTCAAATATTTGGATGATTAAACAAGGTAATGGTGGCATAACGATAATTGACCTTTTTAATGATCCCAATAAGCCCCCTGTGATTAGCGCTCTAAACATTACAACCCACCTAGGAGGAATAATTGATTCAACTGCTTCAGGAGCACTTTAA
- the cobK gene encoding precorrin-6A reductase yields MQNQGNCYKNVWILSGTSDGPVIANKLLKLNYSVFASVLTYKAGQAYIENPKLHIITGKLNNKDQIINFINKNKITCVVDATHPFAVIISKNLNNACKEINTPILLFERKSLINNTNNFFYIDNLKDINNVDIENKNILLAIGSRFLNDTASYYMNCKANVFARVLPTYESITKAFGSCIKNSNIAILEPSKNNEKILEKKLCDFWDIDYVLCRESGSYSQKNWESIVSGSKMKLFLVKRPKVKNDYSYSFDQYHNLINHIIKKY; encoded by the coding sequence ATGCAGAATCAAGGAAATTGCTATAAAAATGTTTGGATCCTATCAGGAACTTCGGATGGACCTGTAATAGCTAATAAGCTTCTTAAACTTAATTATTCAGTCTTTGCAAGTGTTTTAACTTATAAAGCAGGGCAAGCTTATATTGAAAATCCAAAGTTACATATCATTACGGGGAAATTAAATAATAAAGATCAAATAATTAATTTCATAAATAAAAATAAAATCACATGCGTTGTCGATGCTACTCATCCGTTTGCCGTAATAATTTCTAAAAATCTTAATAATGCATGTAAAGAAATTAATACCCCTATTTTACTATTTGAGAGGAAATCTCTAATAAATAACACTAATAATTTTTTTTATATTGATAATTTAAAGGATATAAATAATGTTGATATAGAAAATAAGAATATTCTTCTTGCAATAGGATCAAGATTCCTTAACGATACAGCTAGTTATTATATGAATTGTAAAGCAAATGTATTTGCAAGGGTCCTTCCAACTTATGAAAGTATAACTAAAGCTTTTGGATCATGTATTAAAAATTCAAACATAGCGATACTTGAACCGAGTAAAAATAATGAAAAAATTTTAGAAAAAAAACTTTGTGATTTTTGGGATATAGATTATGTTCTATGCAGAGAATCTGGAAGTTATTCTCAGAAAAACTGGGAGAGTATAGTTTCTGGAAGTAAGATGAAGTTATTTTTGGTTAAAAGGCCGAAAGTTAAAAATGATTATTCATACTCTTTTGATCAATATCACAATTTGATAAATCACATAATTAAAAAATATTGA
- a CDS encoding proline--tRNA ligase translates to MRVTTSFPLGTLRDTPSEAEIISHQLLLKAGYIRRVNSGIYAYMPIMLRVIEKISAIIERELNSIGCTKLLLPQLHPADLWRKSERWEGYTAGEGIMFNLKDRQGKEFGLAPTHEEVITSIASETIKSYKQLPQCFYQIQTKFRDEIRPRFGLMRSREFIMKDGYSFHSSENDLASFYEKVGDAYENIFKSCGLETVGVEADSGAIGGASSKEFMVTADVGEDSILFTKSGSYAANIEKAISIPSQPIPLKENISGYIETPQQKTIIEVCANNNLDPTQIIKVVLFLAKFEDKLEVPILACIRGDQHINEVKLFNLINRLHTFNLLNLKKIEDKNIIEKNLVNFPLGFIGPDLDNQTIKESSNWDKKWTRIIDHSASSLSKFISGANKVDFHKVFQEFSFSSTDYLIEDIRNAKKGDKIKIDDNEELNEKKGIEIGHIFQLGQKYSEKLNAKFSDKDGQLKNLWMGCYGIGVTRIAQAAIEQNHDQKGICWPIQISPFEVIIIPTNLKDPTQRELTEQIYKNFLTNKIDVLLDDREDRAGVKFKDAELIGIPFQIIIGRDSINKEVELICRTKNTKLTISTDKLLELFISESEIMYNKKS, encoded by the coding sequence ATGCGCGTGACAACCTCATTTCCTCTGGGGACACTTCGTGACACACCTTCTGAAGCTGAGATTATTTCACATCAATTACTTTTAAAAGCTGGGTATATTCGCAGAGTTAACAGTGGCATTTATGCATACATGCCAATAATGCTTAGAGTAATTGAAAAAATATCCGCAATAATAGAGAGAGAACTTAATAGCATTGGCTGTACAAAATTACTATTACCCCAACTTCATCCTGCAGATTTATGGAGAAAAAGTGAAAGGTGGGAAGGATATACCGCAGGGGAAGGAATAATGTTTAATCTCAAAGATAGACAAGGTAAAGAATTTGGGTTAGCTCCAACTCACGAAGAGGTAATCACGAGTATTGCATCAGAGACCATCAAATCCTATAAGCAATTACCTCAATGTTTTTATCAAATTCAGACAAAATTTAGAGATGAAATAAGGCCAAGGTTTGGATTGATGAGAAGTAGAGAATTTATAATGAAAGATGGTTATTCTTTTCATTCTTCAGAAAACGATCTTGCTTCTTTCTATGAAAAGGTGGGCGATGCTTATGAAAATATTTTTAAATCTTGTGGACTAGAGACAGTAGGAGTTGAAGCGGATAGCGGGGCCATTGGCGGAGCATCCTCCAAAGAATTTATGGTTACTGCAGATGTTGGTGAAGATTCCATCTTATTTACCAAAAGCGGTTCTTACGCCGCAAATATAGAAAAAGCTATTTCAATACCCTCACAGCCAATTCCGTTAAAAGAAAATATTTCAGGGTACATAGAAACACCTCAACAAAAAACAATCATCGAAGTTTGCGCAAATAACAATTTAGACCCAACTCAGATTATTAAGGTCGTATTATTCCTGGCAAAGTTTGAAGATAAATTGGAGGTGCCAATTCTTGCATGCATAAGAGGCGATCAACATATAAATGAAGTAAAGCTTTTTAACTTAATAAATAGACTTCATACTTTCAACCTCCTTAACCTTAAGAAGATTGAAGACAAAAACATCATCGAAAAAAACCTGGTTAATTTTCCTTTAGGTTTTATAGGTCCAGACCTAGACAATCAAACTATTAAAGAGAGTTCTAATTGGGACAAGAAATGGACCAGAATAATAGATCATTCTGCAAGTAGTCTTTCAAAATTTATAAGCGGCGCAAATAAAGTTGATTTCCACAAGGTTTTTCAGGAATTTTCTTTTTCTTCAACAGACTACCTAATTGAGGATATCAGGAATGCTAAAAAAGGAGATAAAATAAAAATTGATGATAATGAGGAACTTAACGAAAAAAAAGGTATAGAAATTGGGCATATTTTCCAACTAGGTCAAAAATATAGTGAAAAATTAAATGCTAAATTTTCAGATAAGGATGGTCAATTAAAAAATTTGTGGATGGGTTGTTATGGAATTGGAGTAACAAGAATAGCTCAAGCTGCAATTGAACAGAATCATGATCAAAAGGGAATTTGTTGGCCAATCCAGATTTCGCCCTTTGAAGTGATTATTATTCCAACAAACCTAAAAGATCCGACTCAAAGAGAACTTACTGAGCAAATATATAAAAATTTTTTAACTAATAAAATTGACGTTCTTCTTGATGATAGGGAAGATAGGGCAGGCGTGAAATTTAAAGATGCAGAATTAATTGGAATTCCTTTTCAGATAATTATTGGTCGAGATTCTATTAACAAAGAAGTAGAACTTATATGCAGAACAAAAAATACTAAATTAACAATTAGTACTGATAAATTGTTGGAATTATTTATTTCCGAATCAGAAATAATGTACAATAAAAAATCTTAA
- a CDS encoding Spx/MgsR family RNA polymerase-binding regulatory protein produces MKKIIFYSYLKCSTCIKAAKWLKSRDFEFQLIDIVKEPPLVNYLNLALEQYSDEKKRIFNTRGKAFKTLNLDIYGLSREEIIQLLLGDGKLIKRPFLIYEGKKVILGFNEIEYAKHLI; encoded by the coding sequence TTGAAAAAAATAATTTTTTATAGTTATTTAAAATGCTCTACTTGCATAAAAGCTGCAAAGTGGCTTAAAAGCAGAGATTTCGAATTCCAATTAATTGATATTGTAAAAGAACCGCCACTTGTTAATTATTTAAATCTAGCTTTAGAACAATACTCTGATGAGAAGAAAAGGATTTTTAATACAAGAGGTAAAGCTTTTAAAACTCTCAATCTTGATATTTATGGCTTGTCAAGGGAAGAAATTATTCAACTTCTTTTGGGTGATGGCAAATTAATAAAAAGACCATTTTTGATTTACGAGGGGAAAAAAGTAATATTAGGTTTTAACGAAATTGAATATGCCAAACATCTTATATAA
- the lepB gene encoding signal peptidase I, giving the protein MHISMKSFLKEWGLLILLTFFVSSCRSFLAEPRYIPSGSMLPELQIKDRLIIEKFSLRNSLPKRGDIVVFNSPYSFDEKLISSRSKPLPKKRYCFFMSFPPISFIPGLRDQACDAYIKRVVALPGEIVSINTKGELLINNKLIPEPYVSYKCSLSLFNKCGKFENIKVPEDHFLVLGDNRSNSWDGRYWPGSKFLHKKEIIGKAYFRFWPLSQVGFFNK; this is encoded by the coding sequence ATGCATATTTCTATGAAAAGTTTTTTAAAAGAATGGGGCCTACTAATTCTATTAACTTTTTTTGTTTCTTCTTGTAGATCTTTTCTGGCAGAACCACGTTATATCCCTTCTGGTTCAATGCTTCCAGAATTACAAATAAAAGATAGGCTAATTATTGAAAAATTTTCTCTAAGAAACTCTTTACCAAAAAGAGGAGATATTGTTGTTTTTAACTCACCCTACTCCTTTGACGAAAAATTAATTTCATCAAGATCTAAGCCTCTACCAAAAAAAAGATATTGTTTTTTTATGAGTTTTCCTCCAATATCGTTTATTCCTGGTTTGAGGGATCAAGCTTGCGATGCATATATTAAAAGAGTGGTGGCACTTCCAGGAGAAATTGTGAGTATAAACACGAAGGGTGAATTATTAATAAATAATAAATTAATTCCTGAACCTTATGTCTCTTACAAGTGCTCATTATCCCTCTTTAATAAATGTGGTAAATTTGAAAATATAAAAGTTCCTGAAGATCATTTTTTAGTTCTAGGCGATAATAGGTCAAATAGCTGGGATGGTAGATATTGGCCTGGAAGTAAATTTCTTCATAAAAAGGAGATAATTGGTAAAGCATATTTCAGATTTTGGCCTCTTAGTCAAGTTGGCTTTTTCAATAAATAA